The Pirellulimonas nuda genome includes a region encoding these proteins:
- a CDS encoding BON domain-containing protein, with protein sequence MPASTLAPPAPKAALRTTLHERVENALVTSPYTSGRRVRIEAEEGAVRLHGRVESYFEKQMAQEIVRRLDGVQRIENLIEVVWLRGAIAASNG encoded by the coding sequence ATGCCCGCCTCGACCCTCGCCCCCCCCGCACCCAAGGCCGCCCTCCGCACCACGCTCCACGAACGGGTGGAGAACGCCTTGGTTACCAGCCCCTACACCTCGGGCCGGCGGGTGCGAATCGAAGCAGAAGAAGGCGCCGTTCGCCTCCACGGCCGGGTTGAGAGCTACTTCGAGAAGCAGATGGCCCAAGAGATTGTCCGCCGCCTCGACGGAGTCCAGCGGATCGAGAACCTGATCGAGGTGGTTTGGCTCCGCGGGGCAATCGCCGCGTCCAACGGTTAA
- a CDS encoding sulfatase produces MRFIVTLAFGAWLSSCVDARQPNVVFFLVDDLGYSDLGCFGSSFYETPNLDRLAESGVRLTSAYAACPVCSPTRASILSGKYPQRVGITDFINAAGGNQPENWGRNTPLLPAPNQDQLALQEQTLAEAFKDAGYATFFAGKWHLGSDGWAPEDQGFDRNAGGLEWGHPKGYFSPYRNPKLPDGPDGEHLTARLAEETCKFIRESADQPFLAYLSFYTVHTPLQSPKALEKKYQAKKRSEAPETQWGRESPREVRQTQNHPVYAGMVESMDTAVGRVLTTLEELGLADDTIVVFTSDNGGLSTSEGSPTSNLPLRGGKGWMYEGGIREPTIVRWPGHGKPGVSSDALVLSTDYYPTLLAMAGVPPRPQQHVDGVSFAPVLEGTADAARESACWDYPHYGNQGGSPCGAIRRGDWKLIHWYGSDRVELYNLADDIGEHHDLAESKPELRDELLGRLNAWRREVGAKAPTPNPKYKPAAKQR; encoded by the coding sequence ATGCGATTCATCGTAACATTGGCATTTGGCGCGTGGCTGAGCTCCTGCGTTGACGCCCGGCAGCCGAACGTGGTGTTCTTCTTGGTAGACGACCTCGGCTACTCCGACCTGGGGTGCTTTGGCAGCTCGTTCTACGAGACCCCCAACCTCGACCGCCTGGCCGAATCCGGCGTCAGGCTCACCAGCGCGTACGCCGCGTGCCCCGTTTGCAGCCCTACCCGGGCCAGCATCCTCTCCGGCAAGTACCCGCAGCGGGTGGGCATCACGGACTTTATCAACGCGGCGGGGGGGAATCAGCCCGAGAACTGGGGCCGCAACACGCCGCTGCTGCCGGCGCCGAACCAGGATCAACTGGCGCTGCAAGAGCAGACGCTGGCCGAGGCGTTCAAGGACGCCGGCTACGCCACATTCTTCGCCGGCAAGTGGCACTTGGGGTCGGACGGTTGGGCGCCCGAAGACCAAGGTTTCGATCGCAACGCGGGGGGCCTGGAATGGGGCCATCCCAAGGGATACTTCAGCCCCTACCGCAACCCGAAGCTCCCGGACGGCCCGGACGGAGAGCACCTCACGGCGAGGCTGGCCGAGGAGACGTGCAAGTTCATCCGCGAGTCTGCGGATCAGCCGTTCTTGGCCTACCTGTCGTTCTACACCGTTCACACGCCGCTCCAGTCGCCCAAGGCGCTCGAGAAGAAGTACCAAGCCAAGAAACGCTCCGAGGCGCCCGAGACCCAGTGGGGCAGGGAGAGCCCCAGGGAGGTGAGGCAGACGCAGAACCACCCGGTGTACGCCGGCATGGTGGAGTCGATGGACACGGCGGTCGGGCGGGTGCTTACAACGCTTGAAGAGCTCGGCCTCGCAGACGACACGATCGTGGTCTTCACTTCGGACAACGGCGGGCTCTCGACCTCCGAGGGGAGCCCCACGTCGAACCTGCCGCTCCGCGGCGGCAAGGGGTGGATGTACGAGGGGGGGATCCGCGAGCCGACCATCGTCCGTTGGCCCGGCCACGGCAAGCCGGGCGTCAGCAGCGACGCGCTGGTGCTGAGCACCGACTACTACCCCACGCTGCTCGCGATGGCAGGGGTTCCACCGCGGCCCCAGCAGCACGTCGATGGCGTCAGCTTTGCGCCGGTGCTGGAGGGGACGGCAGACGCCGCGCGCGAGTCGGCCTGCTGGGACTACCCGCACTACGGCAACCAAGGCGGCTCGCCCTGCGGCGCCATCCGCCGGGGTGACTGGAAGTTGATCCACTGGTACGGCAGCGACCGTGTAGAGCTGTACAACCTGGCCGACGACATCGGCGAGCACCACGACCTGGCCGAGAGCAAGCCGGAGCTGCGTGACGAACTGCTCGGACGGCTCAACGCTTGGCGCCGAGAGGTCGGGGCCAAGGCGCCGACCCCCAACCCGAAGTACAAGCCCGCAGCGAAACAGCGCTGA
- a CDS encoding PSD1 and planctomycete cytochrome C domain-containing protein — protein MLLTRLRQPVLVAVAALLCQGAPLNAAPARIGFNESIRPIFAKHCVACHGGVKQAAELSFIYRDSALPSLVPGRPDRSLLLERVTEPDDDQRMPPKEHGPRLSAKDVALLRAWVEQGAQWQEPWSFVPPRRGKAPEVAQSDWPRGEVDRHVLARLEQEGLAPSPEADRAQWLRRATFDITGLPPTGQDLDRFLADARPDAYDRVVDRLLASPAYGERWASVWLDLARYADTCGYEKDPHRDIWPFRDWLIRALNADMPYDEFTVKLLAGDLLPDAAQDDVLASALHRNTQSNFEGGSDDEEFRLVAVLDRVNTTWQAWQGTTFGCAQCHAHPYDPIEHDEYYQCVAIFNSTRDSDTRGDAPNLSYPIDPADRAQAERIDREIRGLRRELHAPVARLAAQLDQWREIAFDSATSTGNTKLEARESDGHHEVWAEGTISAGSKFALAGPSPVPSVTALRIDALPKDPDAAIKIPELGFAVTRLKLWVAAPGDQQPREVLFRTVFADEADPLYDPVDSIKDNSTGWSVGTRMSRPQHAVFVLDEPIELPTGSRVTLELKQEQKTDGSAALVIQRGRYALSADPRWTEMTRGAPFRDATERLAVLESDRKQVDSVNVPVMEEVSPGNERQTQTFVRGYWLERGDPVEPGLPKALPPLADDGPVDRLAMARWIASPQNPLTARVQVNRVWAQLFGTGIVETLGDFGTSGEPPSHPALLDQLAVRFQTDLRWSVKALIRELTLSATYRQANAVTPELLARDCDNRLLARGPRGRLSAEMTRDQALVLSGRFNAALYGPPVMPYQPEGVWRSIYSSAKWEQSAGDQRFRRAVYTYCKRTSGYPALLAFDMTARDLCTAQRVQTNTPLQALVSMNDPAFVELSEGLAERMASEGGGSPAQQVRWAFRQATSRRPTAPQADELDALYADALAAAPAEGSAEQAHAFARGVVAATLLNLDAALTK, from the coding sequence ATGTTGTTAACGCGCCTACGACAGCCCGTTCTCGTTGCGGTCGCCGCCCTGCTTTGTCAGGGGGCGCCCCTCAACGCTGCGCCGGCCAGGATCGGCTTCAACGAGTCGATCAGGCCGATCTTCGCCAAGCACTGCGTCGCCTGCCACGGCGGGGTGAAGCAGGCGGCCGAGCTGTCGTTTATCTACCGCGACAGCGCGCTCCCCTCGCTCGTGCCTGGGCGTCCCGATCGGTCGCTCCTGCTGGAAAGGGTGACAGAACCGGACGACGACCAGCGGATGCCCCCCAAGGAGCACGGCCCCAGGCTGAGCGCAAAAGACGTTGCGTTGCTGCGGGCGTGGGTCGAGCAGGGCGCCCAGTGGCAGGAGCCGTGGTCGTTCGTGCCGCCGCGCCGTGGGAAGGCGCCAGAGGTGGCGCAGAGCGACTGGCCGCGGGGCGAGGTCGACCGACATGTGCTGGCCCGGCTCGAGCAGGAGGGCCTGGCGCCGTCGCCCGAGGCGGACCGCGCCCAGTGGCTGCGGCGGGCGACGTTCGACATCACAGGCCTGCCGCCAACCGGGCAAGACCTGGACCGCTTCCTGGCCGACGCACGGCCCGACGCCTACGACCGGGTGGTCGATCGGCTGCTGGCCTCGCCCGCGTACGGCGAGCGTTGGGCGTCGGTGTGGTTAGACCTGGCCCGCTACGCCGACACGTGCGGCTACGAGAAGGACCCGCACCGAGACATCTGGCCCTTCCGGGACTGGCTGATCCGCGCGCTCAACGCAGACATGCCGTACGACGAGTTCACGGTGAAGCTGCTGGCGGGCGACCTGCTCCCCGACGCTGCGCAAGACGACGTGCTGGCCAGCGCGCTGCACCGCAACACGCAGTCAAACTTTGAGGGGGGCTCAGACGACGAAGAGTTCCGCCTGGTCGCGGTGCTCGATCGGGTGAACACCACCTGGCAGGCGTGGCAGGGGACCACGTTCGGCTGCGCTCAGTGCCACGCGCACCCCTACGACCCCATCGAGCACGACGAATACTACCAGTGCGTCGCGATCTTCAACTCGACACGCGACTCAGACACACGCGGCGACGCCCCGAATCTGAGCTACCCGATCGACCCCGCCGACCGCGCGCAGGCCGAGCGGATCGACCGCGAGATCCGGGGGCTGCGCAGGGAGTTGCACGCCCCCGTGGCCCGGCTCGCCGCGCAGCTCGACCAGTGGCGGGAGATCGCCTTCGACTCCGCCACGTCCACGGGCAACACCAAGCTGGAAGCGCGTGAGTCCGACGGCCACCACGAGGTATGGGCCGAGGGGACGATCAGCGCGGGGAGCAAGTTTGCGCTCGCCGGCCCCTCGCCCGTGCCGAGCGTCACGGCGTTGCGGATCGACGCGCTGCCGAAAGACCCGGACGCCGCGATCAAGATCCCCGAGCTGGGCTTTGCCGTCACACGCCTCAAGCTGTGGGTCGCCGCGCCGGGCGACCAGCAGCCGCGCGAGGTCTTGTTCCGCACGGTGTTTGCGGACGAGGCCGATCCGCTGTACGACCCCGTCGACAGCATCAAAGACAACAGCACGGGGTGGTCGGTCGGCACGCGGATGTCGCGCCCGCAGCACGCGGTGTTCGTGCTCGACGAGCCGATCGAGCTGCCGACCGGGTCGCGGGTGACGCTAGAACTGAAACAGGAGCAGAAGACCGACGGCTCGGCCGCCTTGGTGATCCAGCGGGGGCGGTACGCGTTGTCGGCGGACCCACGCTGGACCGAAATGACGCGCGGGGCGCCTTTCCGCGACGCAACAGAGCGGCTCGCGGTGCTTGAATCGGACCGTAAGCAGGTCGACAGCGTCAACGTGCCGGTGATGGAGGAAGTCTCTCCGGGCAATGAGCGCCAGACGCAGACATTCGTGCGTGGCTACTGGTTGGAGCGGGGCGATCCGGTCGAGCCGGGGCTGCCGAAGGCGCTCCCCCCTTTGGCCGACGACGGGCCGGTCGATCGTCTGGCGATGGCCCGCTGGATCGCCTCGCCCCAGAACCCGCTCACCGCCCGGGTGCAGGTGAACCGTGTCTGGGCGCAGCTCTTCGGGACCGGCATCGTAGAGACGCTGGGCGACTTTGGCACGAGCGGCGAGCCGCCGTCCCACCCGGCGTTGCTCGATCAACTGGCGGTCCGCTTCCAGACCGACCTGCGTTGGAGCGTCAAGGCGTTGATCCGCGAGCTGACGCTCTCCGCCACGTATCGCCAAGCAAATGCTGTTACGCCAGAGCTGCTAGCGCGCGATTGCGACAACCGCCTGCTCGCCCGCGGGCCGCGGGGCAGGCTCAGCGCAGAGATGACGCGCGACCAAGCGCTGGTGCTCTCGGGCAGGTTCAACGCGGCGCTCTACGGGCCGCCGGTGATGCCCTACCAGCCAGAGGGCGTCTGGCGCAGCATCTACTCCAGCGCTAAGTGGGAGCAGTCCGCGGGGGACCAGCGGTTCCGCCGCGCGGTATACACGTATTGCAAACGTACTAGCGGCTACCCGGCGCTGCTGGCCTTCGACATGACGGCCCGCGACCTCTGCACGGCCCAACGCGTCCAGACCAACACCCCGCTGCAAGCGCTGGTGTCGATGAACGACCCCGCGTTTGTCGAGCTGTCCGAGGGGTTGGCCGAGCGGATGGCCAGCGAGGGGGGCGGGTCGCCCGCACAGCAGGTGCGGTGGGCGTTCCGCCAAGCGACCAGCCGGCGCCCCACGGCGCCGCAGGCCGACGAGCTCGACGCCCTGTACGCCGATGCGCTGGCGGCAGCCCCGGCCGAAGGCTCGGCCGAACAGGCGCACGCCTTTGCGCGGGGCGTTGTGGCCGCCACGCTGCTGAACCTCGACGCGGCCCTGACCAAGTAA
- a CDS encoding DUF1501 domain-containing protein — MNHAQHYTHEQLRLNTRRTFLRTGMSGIGGLWLGAQGAQGSAGAVQHDPAQPMLPRPAPLAGTAKRVIHLHMAGAPSQLELFDYKPELARLDGQDCPQEFLEGKRFAFIRGVPKLLGHSYPFHQHAQTGQWISDRLPHFEKVLDRVTFIRTMQTDQFNHAPAQFLVHTGNQRIGYGSVGSWVTYGLGTENQDLPGFVVLLSGGTFPSAGKSAWGSGFLPGVYQGVQCRGEGDPVLFLSNPDGIDSRMRARMVESIARINRQTHAQLGDPETLTRIAQYELAARMQLAASDATDLTDEPQHIHSLYGTQPGRESFANNCLLARRLAERGVRFIQLFHEGWDSHGTSEIEALNRGFKNRCEEVDRPMAALLLDLEQRGLLDETLVVWGGEFGRTPMRENRGGLEMKLKGRDHHPAAFTVWMAGGGVKRGFSYGETDPIGYNPITPPVQVRDLHATMLHLLGIDHQKLIFPHQGLNQKLTGVHPSRVLHEVVA; from the coding sequence ATGAACCACGCACAGCACTACACGCACGAGCAACTGCGGCTCAATACCCGGCGAACTTTCCTACGCACCGGCATGAGCGGCATCGGCGGGTTGTGGCTCGGCGCGCAGGGGGCCCAGGGGTCGGCCGGCGCCGTGCAGCACGACCCCGCGCAGCCCATGCTGCCGCGCCCCGCGCCGCTGGCCGGCACGGCAAAACGGGTGATCCACCTGCACATGGCCGGCGCGCCGAGCCAGCTCGAGTTGTTCGACTACAAGCCGGAGCTGGCGCGGCTCGACGGGCAGGACTGCCCTCAAGAGTTCTTGGAAGGGAAGCGGTTCGCCTTCATCCGCGGGGTCCCCAAGCTGCTGGGGCACAGCTACCCGTTCCACCAACACGCCCAGACGGGACAGTGGATCAGCGACCGGTTGCCCCACTTCGAGAAGGTGCTCGACCGCGTCACGTTCATCCGCACGATGCAGACCGACCAGTTTAACCACGCCCCGGCCCAGTTCTTGGTCCACACCGGCAACCAGCGGATCGGTTACGGCTCGGTCGGCTCGTGGGTGACGTACGGACTGGGGACAGAGAACCAGGACCTCCCCGGCTTTGTCGTGCTGCTCTCTGGCGGCACGTTCCCCAGCGCGGGCAAGAGCGCCTGGGGCAGCGGCTTCTTGCCCGGCGTGTACCAGGGGGTGCAGTGCCGTGGGGAGGGAGACCCCGTGCTGTTCCTCTCGAACCCAGACGGGATCGACTCGCGGATGCGAGCCCGGATGGTCGAGTCCATCGCCCGGATCAACCGTCAGACACACGCCCAACTGGGCGACCCAGAAACGCTCACGCGGATCGCCCAGTACGAGCTCGCCGCCAGGATGCAGTTGGCCGCCAGCGACGCGACGGATCTCACGGACGAGCCGCAGCACATCCACAGCCTGTACGGCACGCAGCCCGGCCGGGAGAGCTTCGCCAACAACTGCCTGCTCGCCCGCCGCTTGGCGGAGCGGGGGGTCCGCTTCATCCAGTTGTTCCACGAGGGGTGGGACTCGCACGGCACGTCCGAGATCGAGGCGCTCAACCGCGGCTTCAAGAACCGCTGTGAGGAAGTCGATCGGCCGATGGCGGCCCTGCTGCTCGACCTCGAGCAACGCGGCCTGCTCGACGAGACGCTGGTGGTGTGGGGGGGCGAGTTCGGCCGCACGCCGATGCGCGAGAACCGTGGCGGCTTGGAAATGAAGCTCAAGGGCCGCGACCACCACCCGGCCGCGTTCACCGTGTGGATGGCCGGCGGGGGCGTGAAGCGCGGTTTCAGCTACGGCGAGACCGACCCCATCGGGTACAACCCGATCACCCCCCCCGTGCAGGTCCGCGACCTGCACGCCACGATGCTCCACCTGCTGGGGATCGACCACCAGAAGCTGATTTTTCCCCATCAGGGGCTCAACCAAAAGCTGACAGGGGTGCATCCTAGCCGGGTGCTGCACGAAGTGGTGGCGTGA
- a CDS encoding DUF1559 domain-containing protein: MSGFTLVELLVVIAIIGILVAMLLPAVQSARESARRLSCSSNLKQLSLASLNYESAHSVFPAGFLGSVDSADFGAFATFGNPPKPHQWSGVMAALLPYLEAQPVYDLFTKTLDTGVETYDDNYWEDANAWVAAQTKIPALLCPSVPGEGPPEVAILDQLYGEIVAPRFVLNAAGWNPQAGLGLTHYLAVSGIYGRIGSQYLVNQLPADKAIVGVYFSRSKTTFGRIADGASKQIAFGEAPGSIGVGIPDKGSTVSGHALAYAWAGTATMPTAFGLDPTAEGQADNAQYDSHWSYFGSVHKGGIVQFALADGSVQPLQEDVELNVLDAFSTIRGGESVSLDGG, from the coding sequence TTGAGCGGCTTTACTCTGGTCGAGTTGCTGGTCGTGATCGCCATCATTGGCATCCTGGTGGCGATGCTGCTGCCGGCGGTCCAGTCGGCCCGCGAGTCGGCGCGGCGTCTGTCTTGTTCGAGCAATCTCAAGCAGCTCTCGCTGGCGTCGCTGAACTACGAGTCGGCCCACAGCGTCTTTCCGGCGGGCTTCCTTGGCAGCGTCGACTCGGCGGATTTTGGCGCCTTCGCCACCTTCGGCAATCCGCCCAAACCCCATCAATGGTCGGGGGTGATGGCGGCGCTGCTCCCCTACCTCGAAGCGCAGCCGGTGTACGACCTGTTCACCAAGACGCTCGACACCGGCGTCGAGACGTACGACGACAACTACTGGGAGGACGCCAACGCATGGGTGGCCGCCCAGACCAAGATCCCTGCCTTGCTCTGCCCAAGCGTTCCGGGAGAGGGGCCGCCCGAGGTCGCGATCCTCGACCAGCTTTACGGTGAGATCGTGGCGCCGCGGTTCGTGCTCAACGCGGCGGGTTGGAACCCCCAGGCCGGGCTGGGGCTCACGCACTACTTGGCGGTCTCCGGGATCTACGGTCGCATCGGCAGCCAGTACCTCGTCAATCAGTTGCCGGCAGACAAGGCCATCGTTGGCGTCTACTTCAGCCGGTCGAAGACAACCTTCGGCCGGATCGCCGACGGCGCCTCCAAGCAGATCGCCTTCGGCGAGGCCCCGGGCTCGATCGGGGTCGGCATCCCTGATAAGGGGTCCACCGTCAGCGGTCACGCGCTGGCGTATGCTTGGGCGGGAACCGCCACCATGCCTACCGCGTTCGGGCTCGATCCGACCGCTGAAGGCCAAGCAGACAACGCCCAGTACGACAGCCACTGGTCGTACTTCGGCAGCGTGCACAAGGGCGGGATCGTTCAGTTCGCGCTGGCCGACGGCTCGGTCCAGCCGCTGCAAGAGGACGTAGAACTGAATGTCCTCGACGCGTTCTCAACCATCCGCGGAGGGGAGAGCGTGTCGCTCGATGGCGGTTGA